The Actinomyces sp. oral taxon 414 genome has a segment encoding these proteins:
- a CDS encoding glutamate ABC transporter substrate-binding protein yields MTTPNRRLFLSAAGAASLAAVLAACADTGADGQAVSSSSSASAGAGAVDYETVVNSGPVAADDVVAASTWASAIKEAGVLKTGGTKTAPVFSLEDTTTGRVSGFDTAIGQVLARYIIGGSNDASTLLDITQVTSDTRETVLGNGSVQAVIATYTITPERAKKIDFAGPYYSSGQAVLVRADESKITGVSDLAGVKVAVQSGSSSITALQKAAPQAEQTPFNDHNTCLSALETKQVDAYVVDESLLLSAMQGSDAFKIVGEPFTQDPYGIGLPQGSDAKAFVNAFLKEIYDDGTWEKIWKATIGVITGGDAPKPPAIGSVPGSEVDGATASPEPSASASPEPSGPASAPANNAPAPGDDASAPAVNDAPAPGNGGAETGETPTPDA; encoded by the coding sequence ATGACGACTCCCAACCGACGCCTGTTCCTCAGCGCCGCAGGTGCGGCCTCCCTCGCCGCCGTCCTGGCCGCCTGCGCCGACACGGGCGCCGACGGCCAGGCCGTCTCCTCCTCTTCCTCCGCCTCCGCCGGCGCGGGCGCCGTCGACTACGAGACGGTCGTCAACTCCGGACCCGTGGCCGCCGACGACGTCGTCGCCGCCTCCACCTGGGCCTCGGCCATTAAGGAGGCCGGCGTGCTCAAGACCGGCGGGACGAAGACCGCGCCGGTCTTCTCCCTGGAGGACACGACCACCGGCAGGGTCTCCGGCTTCGACACCGCCATCGGCCAGGTCCTGGCGCGCTACATCATCGGCGGCTCCAACGACGCCAGCACCCTGTTGGACATCACCCAGGTCACCTCCGACACCCGTGAGACCGTGCTCGGCAACGGCAGCGTGCAGGCCGTCATCGCCACCTACACGATCACCCCCGAGCGCGCCAAGAAGATCGACTTCGCCGGGCCCTACTACTCCTCCGGCCAGGCGGTGCTCGTGCGGGCCGACGAGAGCAAGATCACCGGCGTGAGCGATCTGGCGGGCGTCAAGGTCGCCGTCCAGTCCGGCTCCTCGTCCATCACGGCGCTCCAGAAGGCAGCGCCCCAGGCCGAGCAGACCCCGTTCAACGACCACAACACCTGCCTGTCCGCCCTGGAGACCAAACAGGTCGACGCCTACGTTGTTGACGAGTCGCTCCTGCTCAGCGCCATGCAGGGCAGCGACGCCTTCAAGATCGTGGGCGAGCCCTTTACCCAGGACCCCTACGGCATCGGCCTGCCCCAGGGCTCGGACGCCAAGGCCTTCGTCAACGCCTTCCTCAAGGAGATCTACGACGACGGCACCTGGGAGAAGATCTGGAAGGCGACCATCGGCGTCATTACGGGCGGCGACGCCCCCAAGCCGCCGGCCATCGGCTCCGTGCCCGGCTCCGAGGTCGACGGCGCCACCGCGTCCCCCGAGCCCAGTGCCTCCGCGTCCCCCGAGCCGAGCGGACCCGCCTCGGCCCCCGCCAACAACGCCCCGGCGCCCGGCGACGATGCCTCGGCCCCCGCCGTCAATGACGCCCCGGCGCCCGGCAACGGCGGCGCCGAGACGGGCGAGACCCCCACGCCCGACGCCTGA
- a CDS encoding amino acid ABC transporter permease — MRIITDNLGMIGSGLATTLGIALLAYAGALVVGTLIAVCRVSPVPPLRTLGAVWVTIACNIPTLCLMILLAFVAPRAGVPISLFPAAVGAILFAGSGYVCEAVRSGINSVAKGQIEAARALGMPFGLIIREIVLPQALARTVQPLVNVFISCLIGSALAAAIGVHELTHATQQLNLRYAEAVFTFLLSGLTYLALAFGATRLGGLIERRLAGGREVRA; from the coding sequence ATGAGGATTATCACCGACAATCTCGGCATGATCGGGTCCGGTCTGGCCACGACCCTGGGCATCGCCCTGCTCGCCTACGCCGGCGCGCTCGTCGTCGGCACGCTCATCGCCGTGTGCCGGGTGAGCCCGGTGCCCCCGCTGCGGACGTTGGGCGCCGTGTGGGTGACGATCGCCTGCAATATCCCGACCTTGTGCCTCATGATCCTGCTGGCCTTCGTCGCCCCGCGGGCGGGCGTGCCGATCTCCCTGTTCCCCGCGGCGGTGGGCGCGATCCTCTTCGCGGGCTCGGGGTACGTGTGCGAGGCAGTGCGCTCGGGCATTAACTCCGTCGCCAAGGGGCAGATCGAGGCCGCCCGCGCCCTGGGGATGCCCTTCGGGCTCATCATCCGCGAGATCGTGCTGCCCCAGGCGCTGGCGCGCACCGTCCAGCCGCTGGTCAACGTCTTCATCTCCTGCCTCATCGGCTCCGCCCTGGCGGCGGCCATCGGGGTGCACGAGCTGACCCACGCGACCCAGCAGCTCAATCTGCGCTACGCGGAGGCCGTCTTCACCTTCCTGCTGTCGGGGCTGACCTACCTGGCGCTCGCCTTCGGCGCCACCAGGCTCGGCGGGCTGATCGAGCGCCGTCTGGCCGGGGGACGAGAGGTGCGGGCATGA
- a CDS encoding amino acid ABC transporter permease yields MRSILAARRLRPPVRRPRPAADASLLFDEPGPRGRRRIAVISVMVSVVVLGLLAAALYELALQGQLAYPKWRYFLGQSIVRYLGTALASTLLVTVVSAALSFPLGVVLGWARLGAGRLGRAVVGAWIDAMRAVPMLLLIYFFLLAVPNFGPTLPSFWMLVIPIVMCTSATTAEVFRSGVLALDRGQSEAATALGLSRSPTMRLILAPQALRIMLPTLVTQLVTILKDSSLGYVVSYAELMYAGSVLIADTRLKQHMDIYLPTYVIIAALYVVINWGLGALARVVEARSR; encoded by the coding sequence ATGAGATCCATTCTCGCAGCGCGGCGCCTCCGTCCCCCGGTGCGGCGCCCCCGTCCCGCGGCGGACGCCAGCCTCCTCTTCGACGAGCCGGGCCCCCGGGGCAGGCGCCGGATCGCCGTCATCTCCGTCATGGTCAGCGTCGTCGTGCTCGGCCTGCTCGCCGCGGCGCTCTACGAGCTCGCCCTTCAGGGCCAGCTCGCCTACCCCAAGTGGCGCTACTTCCTGGGCCAGTCGATCGTCAGGTACCTGGGCACCGCCCTGGCCTCGACGCTGCTGGTCACCGTCGTCTCGGCGGCGCTGTCCTTCCCCCTGGGCGTCGTCCTGGGCTGGGCGAGACTGGGCGCCGGCCGCCTGGGTCGGGCGGTCGTGGGGGCGTGGATCGACGCCATGCGGGCCGTGCCCATGCTCCTGCTCATCTACTTCTTCCTGCTGGCCGTGCCCAACTTCGGGCCGACGCTGCCGTCCTTCTGGATGCTCGTCATCCCCATCGTCATGTGCACCTCGGCGACGACGGCGGAGGTCTTCCGCTCCGGGGTGCTGGCGCTGGACCGGGGGCAGTCCGAGGCGGCCACGGCCCTGGGGCTGAGCCGGAGCCCGACCATGCGGCTGATCCTCGCGCCGCAGGCCCTGAGGATCATGCTGCCGACCCTAGTCACCCAGCTCGTGACGATCCTCAAGGACTCCTCGCTGGGCTACGTCGTCTCCTACGCCGAGCTCATGTACGCCGGCAGCGTCCTGATCGCCGACACCCGGCTGAAGCAGCACATGGACATCTACCTGCCCACCTATGTCATTATCGCGGCGCTCTACGTCGTGATCAACTGGGGCCTGGGGGCACTCGCGCGCGTCGTCGAGGCCCGCAGCCGCTGA
- a CDS encoding MFS transporter translates to MRRVPALSFAVMLLVGTDTFLVAPLLPALSARFGVPPTRAGWMVSAYAIGYCLTALVAGPLSDQLDRRRVLLAGMAVFCVTTAATGLAWSFASMLALRLATGVAAAVAAPQIWAAIAQVMPGRRIVPAMATATAGLTIAQLLGVPAGSLLAVRSTSDPFVVVGAGAALVAVALWRWFPAVPPSSPGGARTGLGSQYVALARTPRAAGRFGAYFVFQVGNFAVLSFAASWFARDFHLDQAGIATAMIVLGAGNTLGALVGPRIVRRAGQGRTLLAGSVCYVLVYATVAAVPTRWAGVGLLAGAFTVGGVLFPVMMNLLQSLTTSARGTVSALASVLMYAGSTLAGIIGGPLLAALPSFWGVSLLALGTTLVALGLWAASDCLRSEPAAG, encoded by the coding sequence ATGAGACGCGTTCCCGCACTGTCCTTCGCCGTCATGCTCCTGGTGGGGACGGACACATTCCTGGTGGCCCCGCTGCTGCCGGCCCTGTCGGCGCGCTTCGGCGTCCCGCCCACGCGCGCCGGCTGGATGGTCTCGGCGTACGCGATCGGGTACTGCCTGACGGCCCTGGTCGCAGGCCCGCTGTCCGACCAGCTCGACCGGCGCCGCGTCCTCCTCGCCGGAATGGCGGTGTTCTGCGTGACCACCGCCGCGACGGGGCTGGCGTGGTCCTTCGCCTCCATGCTGGCGCTGCGCCTGGCGACCGGCGTCGCCGCGGCGGTCGCCGCCCCGCAGATCTGGGCGGCGATCGCCCAGGTCATGCCGGGGCGGCGCATTGTGCCGGCCATGGCGACGGCGACGGCGGGCCTGACGATCGCCCAGCTCCTGGGCGTGCCGGCCGGGAGCCTGCTGGCGGTGCGCTCGACCTCCGACCCGTTCGTCGTCGTCGGGGCCGGCGCCGCCCTGGTCGCGGTCGCGCTCTGGCGGTGGTTCCCGGCGGTGCCCCCGAGCTCCCCGGGCGGCGCTCGCACGGGCCTGGGCTCCCAGTACGTGGCCCTGGCCCGCACGCCGCGCGCCGCGGGGCGCTTCGGGGCCTACTTCGTGTTCCAGGTGGGCAATTTCGCCGTCCTGTCCTTCGCCGCGAGCTGGTTCGCGCGGGACTTCCACCTCGACCAGGCCGGCATTGCCACGGCGATGATCGTGCTCGGTGCGGGCAACACCCTCGGCGCCCTGGTGGGGCCCCGGATCGTGCGGCGTGCGGGCCAGGGGCGCACGCTGCTCGCCGGCTCGGTCTGCTACGTCCTCGTCTACGCGACGGTCGCGGCCGTTCCGACCCGCTGGGCGGGCGTCGGACTGCTCGCCGGCGCCTTCACGGTCGGCGGCGTGCTCTTCCCCGTCATGATGAACCTGCTCCAGTCGCTGACGACGTCGGCGCGGGGAACGGTCTCGGCGCTCGCCAGCGTCCTCATGTACGCCGGCTCGACCCTGGCGGGCATTATCGGCGGCCCGCTGCTGGCGGCTCTCCCCTCGTTCTGGGGCGTGAGCTTGCTGGCGCTGGGGACGACCCTCGTGGCGCTCGGCCTGTGGGCGGCGTCGGACTGCCTGCGCTCGGAGCCGGCCGCCGGGTGA
- a CDS encoding MerR family transcriptional regulator, which translates to MRIGDFAARAGLTARQVRHYTDTGLVPVIRLRNGYRDYDPADVERARRVHALIGVGLSCEQVRPLVGCLGSEETAVCPAARRALAARLAVVEERIESLRAIRRLLRDRLAATEPRRH; encoded by the coding sequence ATGAGGATCGGCGACTTCGCGGCCCGCGCCGGTCTGACGGCGCGCCAGGTCCGCCACTACACCGACACCGGGCTCGTGCCCGTGATCCGGCTGCGCAACGGTTACCGCGATTACGACCCGGCCGACGTCGAGCGGGCCCGCCGCGTGCACGCCCTCATCGGGGTGGGGCTCAGCTGCGAGCAGGTGCGTCCGCTCGTCGGCTGCCTCGGCAGCGAGGAGACCGCCGTCTGCCCGGCGGCGAGGCGGGCCCTGGCCGCCAGGCTCGCCGTCGTCGAGGAGCGGATCGAGAGCCTCCGGGCCATCCGCCGGCTCCTGCGCGACAGGCTCGCCGCCACCGAGCCCCGCCGCCACTGA
- a CDS encoding PTS transporter subunit IIC, which translates to MPVEAPAPSTTVRSAPRPATALRNLSHRFFIEGLTGMAHGLFATLIIGTILSQAGAFLPGAAGGVAVILGRVAAAITGAGIGLGVAHRLKADTFVVISAAVAGQLGAQAGGLLSGTAIVTDTIGTGLMLRGPGEPLGAFLAAYAAIEAGRLVSGRTPVDILVTPLTTIVTGGAVGLILGPPISSAMTALGGIVNWGTERQPMLMGVIVAVIMGMVLTLPISSAALGIILDLSGIAAGAATVGCATQMVGFAVASFRENRWSGLLAQGVGTSMLQVPNIVRHPLIWVPPTLASAILGPIATVVLRIESNAVGSGMGTSGLVGQIMTWQVMEPAWGGGRTLAAIVGLHFIAPALLTLGISEFMRRRGWIGPGDMALAKA; encoded by the coding sequence GTGCCAGTTGAAGCCCCCGCGCCGTCCACCACCGTCCGCAGCGCGCCCCGCCCGGCCACGGCGCTGCGCAACCTGTCCCACCGCTTCTTCATCGAGGGCCTCACCGGCATGGCCCACGGCCTGTTCGCCACCCTCATTATCGGCACGATCCTCAGCCAGGCGGGCGCCTTCCTGCCCGGCGCCGCCGGCGGCGTCGCCGTCATCCTGGGCCGCGTCGCCGCGGCCATCACGGGCGCCGGCATCGGGCTGGGCGTGGCCCACCGGCTCAAGGCGGACACCTTCGTCGTCATCTCCGCCGCCGTGGCCGGTCAGCTCGGCGCCCAGGCGGGCGGGCTCCTGTCCGGCACGGCGATCGTCACCGACACCATCGGCACCGGCCTCATGCTCCGCGGACCCGGCGAGCCCCTGGGCGCCTTCCTCGCCGCCTACGCCGCCATCGAGGCAGGACGACTCGTCTCCGGGCGCACCCCCGTCGACATCCTCGTCACCCCCCTGACCACCATTGTCACCGGCGGCGCCGTCGGCCTCATCCTGGGGCCGCCCATCTCCTCGGCCATGACGGCCCTGGGCGGGATCGTCAACTGGGGCACCGAGCGCCAGCCCATGCTCATGGGCGTCATCGTCGCCGTCATTATGGGCATGGTCCTCACGCTGCCGATCTCCTCGGCGGCCCTGGGCATCATCCTGGACCTGTCGGGCATCGCCGCCGGGGCCGCGACGGTCGGCTGCGCCACGCAGATGGTGGGCTTCGCCGTCGCCTCATTCCGGGAGAACCGCTGGTCCGGCCTCCTCGCCCAGGGCGTGGGCACGTCCATGCTCCAGGTGCCCAATATCGTGCGCCACCCCCTCATCTGGGTGCCGCCGACGCTCGCCTCGGCGATCCTGGGCCCGATCGCCACCGTCGTGCTGCGTATCGAGTCCAACGCCGTCGGCTCCGGTATGGGCACCTCCGGGCTCGTCGGCCAGATTATGACGTGGCAGGTCATGGAGCCGGCGTGGGGAGGCGGGCGGACGCTGGCCGCCATCGTCGGCCTCCACTTCATCGCCCCGGCCCTGCTCACCCTGGGCATTAGCGAGTTCATGCGCCGCCGGGGCTGGATCGGCCCGGGCGACATGGCCCTGGCCAAGGCCTGA